The genomic DNA GGGGTTGCCCAACTGGTCGGTGACAATGTATTCGATCACCGCACTCGGGTTGTTGCCCGCTGCGAGAAACGTGTCGGTGAACAGTTTGTAGGTGATCGGTGCGTTGCCATCGGGGACATCGAAATCGACCTGGGTATCGCCTATCAGCAGTCGGATGCGGTCATAGGGGCGCCGGTTGTTATAGAAGAACCTGAACTCCACGCCTTGCGCTGCGCGTTCGGCACTGACGCCTTCCTTGATCACGTCTGGGGGGATGACAAGATCCAGGTTGTCCGGCGTACGCAGGTGATAGAGCACCAGCAGGTCACGGGAGTCTTCACTGGTGTTGCCGCCGACGCGGAAGACCTTGTAATGCAGGCGGTTGACACCCTGCCTAAGGTAGCCGTGTGGTATGTACAGACGCTGACGCAGCGCTTCTTCGCCCGGCTTGATGGTCACGCCGGCCACGGGTGTGGGGTCGTCGTTGATGTACAGATCCACGCGATCATCGACCGCCATGGTCCAGGATTGCAGTTGTAACTCAGTCCAGGGGTCGATCAGGCACCCCAGGCCTTGGGACTGGCCGTCGTAAAGCACTTGGGGAATGCCGCCGTGGGCGATGCCTGCCGGTCTCACCGGGGTGATCCAGCCCTGAATAATCACCGGGAAGAGCACGAACAATTGATTGAGTACGGCGGACTGGATATCCATCACTTGCTCCTGGATGCGAAAAGCCCGAATGCGCTCGGGAAGTGGGCTAATCAAACATCAGGCGGGAGAAGCGGGCTACTGTCAAAGTTGACAGGTAGGCGCCATTTTCGGACGAGTGGTTAACTCGGTCGGAGGTGCAAGAATGTTCTGCGGGTGTGCATTACGGTGGCGGAGGGATGGCAAAGGATTGCGGCCTTCGGCGGGACTTGGACGTTGTACCGGGCTGGCGCCTGCTTGAATACCAAACCCTGTTGACGTGGGCTTACCGCGAAAACTCAGCGCCCCCGGTAGGAGCAGCCGAAGGCTGCGATCTTTTGATCTTGTTTTAAAGATCAACATCTAAAGATCGCAGCCTGCGGCAGCTCCTACAGTGGGGTAATAATCTGTCCCCTTAAGCGTTAGCCCGGCAACTCCAGATTATTCAGCACCCGGTTCACCGCCAGTTCCCCCAGCATGATCAGTTGCGCAATCCCCAACACCGTCCGGCGCTGCGGTGCGGGCAACAGGCGTGCGAAGTCGTGGGCGATGGTCTTGGCCGATGCGAGTGTTTCGAAGGCATCGAGCAGCAATTCCTCGTTTTTGGTATCCGCAGTCGCGGCATACATCCCGCGGGTTTTACGCGGCGGCGGTGTGGAACCGGGCGGGCAGAGGTAATGGTCGAGGGCGCGGTCGGCGGCTTCGTGGAGTTTTTTTGAGTCGAGGGATTCGTAGGGGGAGGCGGGGTCGATTTCGGGTGGGTTCGGTGTTGGTTTGATCATGGGTAAAGCCTCTAGAGTAGTGAAGCTACCACCGTTCGCTGCTAACGAAAGAGGTGGCGGCTGTACGCGGGTTAGCAGACCAGGACTCTAGAACCCGGCGCACCGAAGTGCCCCACGCAAAGCCGCCATAACATGAGCGAAAGCATGCCTGCTCACGGCTACGGACCTTGTGCGTCTAGAGAAAACCCGAGCTGCTAAACCCGATCACTGAACAGTCAGCGACCGACCCACAATAGAACCCGCCCCCAAGGCGCACAAGCCGGCGGATTCTGGCGTAGCTGTAGGCAAAGGCGCAAGGTTTTGTAGCCTGCGAGAGTGTCTGGATTTGTCTGTTAAACATTGATGTTTAATGGGGCAGATAATTAAATTTGTCCAGGTTATGCCCAAGCGAGGGCTTCACTGACGATTAAATAAATACGTCCGCTTTTCGCAGCTATGATATTGAAAAATTGTCTGCATAGAAGGCGCCTGGACTATTAATCTCGAACGATGAAAATGTAAGTGCGGCTGGCGATATGAATGAGATGGTGGTGGAATTATAGTTTCCTGTAATAGGTATGGAGGTGCTGCCAATAATGGCGTTGTTTTTTGTTTTGAATGTCACAGTTCCAAGGTAGTGACTTGTATTGATCGTAAAGCTGATTTTTTGAGCCTCGCGCGGTAGTTCAAATAATGATATGCCATAACCTAAAAGTAACATCCTTTGTCCGAGATCGGTTGGGTAACGTGGGTCGTCTGGCCTAAAAATACGTGCAGTTCCGCTTAGAAGGGTAAAGGTTTATCCGCTGGGGAATTTAACGGGTTCGTTAGGGGAGAAACTTAAGAGAGAACTTCCTTCCCAGTTTTCAATAATGGGAAGGTTGGGTAGCTCCTCGTTCGTGATCGTGTATATTTTTTTAAGAAAAATTACTGGATTTAAATTCGCAATGTTTCCAGGGGATACTTTTGCTTCAAGATAGATTGAGGCGTCGTTCGGGACGTTGTTGAGCCATTCGCGTAATATTGGTTTTTTTAGGCCTGCAATAACTTCCTGGGGTGTGAGAGTGGCATTGTTTATGATATTTAATGGGGTGCTAGTGTCGGTGGAGAGTGTTGCTGGTATTAATTGACCCTTCTCGGCAAAGCTCCATGGAGGAAGATTAAAAGTTGCATCTCCCTCAAAATTATTTAGGTCAAGTTTGTATGTGCTGTTGCTTTCTTGAATTTTAGGCTCTGATAACCGCGCATCTCCATCCGCAATCTTCAGCACGCTCACCTTGATCGACTCTGATTTACCAGCCTGCCCACCGTTGCGATTCAAATTCCAGCGCAGCTCGATAACTTTTCCATGCCGTGCCGCAAGAAACGCCGGGCTCAACACTGTGTTCACCCAATTGTTGGTGTTGAACTCCACCAACGGAAACTGTGCTGAGCCCGCCGGCGGATTGACTTCGACCAGTCGTGCACGGTCTCCTTCCATGGCGCCAAAATACTCAATGCGCACCGTCACCCCGTTTGGATAGGCCAGCACATCGATCGGGTCAACGGCCGGCGCCACCAGAAACGGGGGCAACAACACAATGGTGTTGCCGATGACATCGGCGGTGGTGGTCTTGGAGGTCGCCATAGCGGTGCCGCCGCGCACCAGTTCATATTTCGCCCGCACCACGCTGCCGGCAATCACTTTGGCATTGGGCACCATCAGTTTGTAGGTGAACGGAATGCGCCCGACATCGGCCTCGACGGTGTGCGACACCACGGGAGCGCCAGGTTTGGTGGCGGTGTAGGTCACGCGGATTTTGTCGTTGGGCTGCCACGTCGGGGCGAAGGCGTGTACCAGGACGGTGAGATCCTTGCTGCCGAGTTTGGCCAGACTGATGGTTTTCGGGTCATCGCTCCAATCGTCCGGGTCTTCGGCCAGATCGGGGGCGACCAGTCGGGTTTCCTTCAGGTGCACATCGATCTCGACCCTGCCAGAGTACGGCGAGTCAGTGTCCGGTCCGTTGAGGAGTTGATCGAGAACGGTGTAGGAAAAGACGAACTTCGTGTTGTCCCCCGCCCGCTGGAATACATCTTCCCCGACCATCACGCAAATCGTTGTCGGCTCGTCGGAAGGGGTAGCCGGGGCTTCAGCGGCAGTGACGGTTCGCACGACGTCCTGGCCGTTGCAGTTCAACCGGATCACGTCGTAGGCGCGGCAGTAGGGGTAGGCAAAGCACACCTGCACGCCTTGTTTGGCGCGCTCGGCATCAATGCCGTCGTCGATCACGTCCTGCGGGAGGATCAGTCGCAGTTCGGAATGGGCGCCGTCACCCGGTGTGAGATCCTCGTTGCCGGGGCGGATGGCGTTGTACCGCAAGGTCAATTCCGGCGTCGATCTGCCAATGTTCTGGCTGCCGCGGGCGATGCTGTAAACGAGCGTATTGTCGCGATCGGGTAGCAACAGGCCTTTGGGCAGGTACAGCGTATGTTCGGCGTTTTCCTCGCCAGGCTGGATGGTTTTTGTCGCTTCGATACTGGCGTTGTTCAGGATCAGGCGGATCACATCGCCAGCATTGACGGTACCATCCAGCAGAGGATCGACGACAATGGTCAGGCCCATGGGTTTGAGGTCATATACGTGTTTAGGTACACCATAATGTGCGCCAATTATCGGCGTAGTCGCTTCAGGAGCGCGGGGTGGGTAGAGCGCCAACACCGTGTTGTCGGGTGTCTGGGGTGTGGTCATGGCTGCGACTCCTGCGAGGTAAGGACGGGCAGGGGTTATCAGAGCGCTAAATTGCTGATTGCGCACCTGTCAGATCTGACAGGTGCGGGTGGTTTTCCGACGAATGGTACAAGCCGCGCCTGCACGGCATGGGTCAATGCCGTGACATCACGGTTATAGAAAAACGTGCAGGAGCCCCATGGGCAATTACACCTGTGTTCCGCGCTGCGTCAGACGAAGACGATCTCATACGGCAAACGCATCCGCTCCAGCAGCACCCGCGGCAGCATCGGCGCGATGCCGATCGCCGGTTCGCCATTGAGCTGGCTGGCGTAGGCGTGGATCGCGTGGCTTTTGCGGGCCACGGTCCAGTTGTCCAGACGCAGCTTGCGGGCGCGTTGCCACGGGATCAGCTGCTGGTCGCGCTCCGGCCAGTGCCAGGCCCAGAACGGCACGTCATGGTAGGTCGCACCGACCTGTTGCACGGCTTTGAACGCGGCGCGCCCGACCACTTCATGGTCGTCGCTGCCATCCTCGCGCCAGGTGCTGAACACCACGTCGCCGGGGCGCAGGTAGCGGGCGATGAAGGCGGTCAGCTCCGGCTCGCGGTCAAACAGTGCATTATCGGTGAAGCCGCCGCGTACCCATTTCAGGCTGTGCATCGGCAAGCCGAGGCGACGCAGGGCTTCGACGCTTTCCTGCGGGCGGAAGACGCTCAGACGTTTTTCCGACCATTGCCGTGAACCGGGATGGCTGGCGCTGCCGTCGGTGATGGAGAGTAATTGCAACGGATGGCCGAGGCTGGCGAGTAACTGCAGCAGGCCACCGCTGATGACCACTTCGTCACCCGGATGCGGGGCGATGACCACGACGCGGGCACCGTCGGGTACCAGACTGCGGGTGTTGATGACGGGAATGTTGTCGAGTTGGGGGGCGCTGTTCCATATCTGCGCCGGCAAGCTGCTTTCGCTGAGGGATAACGGTTTCATGGGTGCTACGTCCTTGTTGTGTCTCGCCCTCAGTCGCGCGCGCAGCCTTCAGACATCCGGCGCGGCCGACCCGTGAAGGCTGGTTGATTGCCATGCGACGCTCCGAACCCTGGATTGCCGCGCAGCAGAGTATTGCTCAACAAATGCAGTTCGTCGCGTCGCAGATCAATCTGATCCGGTTTTTTTTACTCGATCTGTGCCAGGTTTCGCAAATAGTCGCCGAATCCTCCGCGTGCACGGCTGTCGAGCCGGGCACTGGTGTGCACCTGCGGACGGTGGCTCCAGGCGATATTGGCGCCGGACAACTCCAGTTGCCGGACCAGGTGCACGTCTTCATCGCAGGCCAGCGGTTTGAAGCCTCCGGCCCAGCGATAAGCGTCGGCGCTGACCCCCAGGTTGGCGCCGTGGATATGCCGATGGCCGTCACACGCCCGGTAGTGGCGGTGATAGCGGATTTGCGCGGCTTTATCGAATGATTCGTGCCAGTGCTCGACGGTGACCGTGCCACACACCGCGTCGGCGCCCAGCCCCAGCTGCGCCACCAGCCAATCGTCAGCCACACGGCTGTCGGCGTCCGAGCAGGAAATCCAGCGTGCGCCGCGCCCCAGCAGCACTTGCGCGCCTGCTGCACGCGCCAGGCCGACATTGCGCGCATTGATGTGCAGGCTCTGCACCGGGTAGCCGCTGACAATCTGCGCCGAACGATCGGTGCAACTGTCGAGCACCACCAGCACTTCGACCCGCTCACCGGCGAGCAGCCCGTGTTTGCTGGCGCGCAGGGCAGCGTTGAGGCATTCGTCGAGCAGGTCTTCTTCGTTGTGCGCCGGAATCAGGATGCCGATCATCGTAAGCCCTCCAGCGCTGCCACTGAGCGCGGTTCGCGACTCCAGACCTCCAGAATGAAGTCCGCTTCCTGATGCAGCACCAGCCGCGGCAGGTGCAATTGTTCGTGTATCAGGTCGTGAACCTGGCGCGCATTCAGCGGGCAGCCCTCGATGGGCGGACGCCAGTGGCAGGCCAGGAGTTGCCCGTCGGCGGTCAGGGAATCACTGATGCGGCGGATCACTTCTGTCAGATCCTGGGTGTCGAGGTAGTAGCCGATTTCGCTAAATACAATCAGGTCGAATTTTTCTTCCGGCCAATCGCCAGGCAGGCGACTTTGCCGCACTTGCGCATGGTCAAACGGACTCAATCGGGTGCGCGCCAGGCTCACCGCAGCGCTCGCTGTGTCGCAGCACAACAGCCGGTCACAGCGACCGGCCAATTCGGCACTCAACTCGCCATTGGCGCAGCCCGGTTCGAAAATCGCCCGATAGTGCGGGCGCGGCAGCGCGGCGAGGGTGATCGCGCGTTTGCGCTGTTCGTACCAGCGCTGACGAAACGCCCAGGGGTCGTCGTTGCCGGCGAACAGGCCGTCGAAGTAACGATCCTCGACACTCATAGAAACACCACTTCGAACGGTTGCAGCAGGCGATCCAGTACGTATGGCGCCAGCACCGGGCCGAGTCCGGCATCAGGGTCGCCGTCCAGTTGGCTGGCGAAGGCGTGAACCGCATGGCGTTTGCGCGCAACGTGTTCCGGCGACAGCAACACCTTGCGCGCTCGTTGCCACGGCACAAAGGCGTCTTCAGGTGTTGCCCAGTGCCACGTCCATACCGGCAGTTCATGGCAGGTTGCACCGACTCTGCGCGCCGCTTCGGCACTGGCGCGGCCGACGGCTTCGTGATCGCAATGGCCGTCGTCGCTCCAAGTGGTGAACAGCACATCGTCGGGACGCAGATGGCGCTCGATGAAGTCGCTCAGTTCGGCTTCTTGAGCCGCCACTTGCGTGTCAGTGAAACCGCCGCGCAGCCACTTCAGCCGATGCATCGGTACACCCAGACGACGCAGCGCTTCGGCGGATTCCTGTGGGCGGATCACGCTCAGGCGTTCCACCGGCCAGCGAGCGGAACCGGGGTGGCTGGCGCTGCCGTCGGTCACCGAGATCAGTTGCAACGGGCGGCCGGCGGCGGCGAGCAGTTGCAGCAAGCCGCCGCAGCCGAGCACTTCATCGTCCGGGTGCGGGGCGACAATCACCGCCCGCGCGCCTGGCGGCACCAGCTCAAGCACATTGATGCTGTCCAGCTCAGCCAGATGCCGTGAGCCCTGCCATTGGTGCAGTGACGTGCCTTGGCCGACGATCGGATTGTCTTTTTTGACAGCGTTCATAACGTCCAGGCCTCCACGGTTTGAGCGGCAACCAGTTGGCCGAGCGCGGCGAGATCGCGTTCGGCGTGGCTTTGCCGCAGGAACACCGGCAGATCGGCGATCAGACGGGCGAAGTGCCGATCCTGGCAATAAGGCCCGGCCCCCAAAGCCCGCACGACTTCGCGGATCACTTGCTCGGCGGATTGCTCCACCACGGCGCGGGCGCGGCGGGCGAGGAGTTCGGCGTTAGCCTCGGGATTAGCATCGATGTGCAAGGCGCTGAAACGCAGGACATCGGCGGCCGCCTGCAAGGCCGTGTCGACCGCGCCGAGATGGGCGAGGGCGTGCGGCTCGTCACGTTGCGCACAGTGCTGGCGCAACGGTTCGGCGAGCTGCCGCGCGGCGCCGTACCAGCAGGCGGCAATGCCGATCCCGCCTTGCCAGAAGCCCGGACGTTGCAGGTAATCACCGGGGTTGCCGATGGCCTGCGCCTCGGCGCCGTCGAACAGCACTTCAACGCTGCCAGTGGCGCCCATGCCCACCGCTTGCCAGCCTTGATCGGTAACGGTCACGCCCGGTTGATCGAGGGCGACGGCGACCAATTGCTGCTGATCATCGGCATCCCACGCCGTGAGCAAGGCATGGCTGAGCACAGAGGCGCCGGAACACCAGGCCTTGCGTCCATCAAGCGTGACCATGTGCCCGGCGGGACGCACGTGCACCCGCGCTTGTGGCGGTTCTGCCGCCCACATGCCCCAGGTGCTGCCCGGCGTTGGCGAGCCACCGAGTTGCTCGATGATGGCCAGCGCGTCGGTGTGGCCCTCGTAGAGTTTGCACAGGCCCAGATCATGCCCGCCGACCCAGGCCAAACGCTGAAATCGCTCCAGCGTATGACCACTGCCCGGCAGTGGCAATCGGTCCAGACCGGCCTCGACCAGCGCCCGCAGACAACCGCCAAGGGCGGCGGTGTCGCGATAATCCGGCGGACGGCGGGCGAGATAGTTTTGCAAGTCCATATCAGTCTTCTTCTTCACGTTGCAGTTCGAACAGCAGCAGCGAGCGTCCGGTGACGGAATATTCGTGGCCGAAATCGAAGCGTTCCTGACCACGAATCGACGGTTGATTGGTGTCGATCATGCACGTCCAGAAACTGCCTTCAGGCACTTCTGGCAAGGTGAAGTTGACGATGTCGTGATGGGCGTTGACCACCAGCAGCAGGGTCGCGTCGCCACCCTTGCGGCGAATCCCGGTTTCCTGCGCGCGGCCATCAAGCAGCATGCCCAGGCAGCGGTTGTGCGCGTCATGCCAATGCTCGGTGGTCATCTCGCTGGCATCCGGCGCCAGCCAGGTCACGTCCTTGACGCCGATGTCCTCGTTGTACTCGCCGACCAGGAACCGCCCACGGCGCAGGATCGGATAGGCCAGACGCAGCTTGATCAGGCGTTTGACGAATTTGAGCAGGGCCTTGCCGTCCTCGCTCAGATCCCAGTTGACCCAACCGATCTCGCTGTCCTGGCAATAGGCGTTGTTGTTGCCGTCCTGGGTGCGGGCGAACTCATCACCGGCGACGATCATCGGCGTGCCTTGGGCCAGCAGCAGAGTGGCGAAGAAGTTGCGCATCTGCCGATGGCGCAGGGCGTTGATTTCCGGATCGTCCGTCGGGCCTTCGACGCCGTGGTTCCACGACAGGTTGTTGTTGCTGCCGTCCTGGTTGTTTTCGTCGTTGGCCTCGTTGTGCTTGTCGTTGTACGACACCAGATCGTTGAGGGTGAAACCGTCGTGGGCGGTGATGAAGTTCACCGACGAATACGGCCGCCGTCCACGCTGATTGAACATCTCACCGGAGGCGGTCATGCGGCTGGCGAAGTCGGCAACCTGGCCGTCGTCACCTTTCCAGAACGCGCGCACGGTGTCGCGGAACTTGTCGTTCCACTCGACCCAACCCGGCGGGAAGTTGCCCACCTGATAGCCGCCGGGGCCGCAGTCCCATGGCTCGGCGATCATTTTCACCTGACGCAGCACCGGGTCCTGACGGCAGGCAACAAGGAAGCTGTGACGCTCATCGAAACCGTCGTGATAGCGACCCAGAATGGTCGCCAGATCGAAGCGGAAGCCATCGACGTGCATCTCGCTGGCCCAGTAGCGCAACGAGTCGGTGACCATTTGCAGCACGCACGGGTGACTCAGATCCAGGGTGTTGCCGGTGCCGGAATCGTTGATGTAGAAGCGCTTGTCATCCGGCATCAGGCGATAGTACGAGGCATTGTCGATACCGCGCATCGACAGGGTCGGGCCTTGCTCGTTGCCCTCGGCGGTGTGGTTGTAGACCACGTCGAGGATCACTTCCAGATTGGCTTCGTGCAGGTGCGCGACCATCTCCTTGAACTCGGCAATCTTGCCGCTGGCGAGATAACGCGGGTCCGGGGCGAAAAACGCGATGCTGTTATAGCCCCAATAGTTGGTCATGCCCTTGTGCAGCAGATGCTGGTCGTTGACGAAGGCGTGGATCGGCAACAGCTCGACGGTCGAAACCCCGACATTGCGAATGTGCTTGAGCACATCGTCGTTCATCAGCCCGGCGAACGTGCCGCGCACGTTTTCCGGTACCGAAGGGTGGCGCATGCTGATGCCGCGAACGTGGGTCTCATAAATAATGGTCTTGTCCCACGGCACGCTGACGCGCTGATCATTACCCCAGGTGTGCGCCGGGTCGATGACTTTGCACTTGGGCACGAAGGGCGCGCTGTCGCGTTCGTCGAAGCTGAGGTCGGCGTCGGGGTGGCCGATGGTGTAGCCGAACAGCGCTTCCGACCATTTCAATTCGCCAACCAGTTGTTTGGCGTACGGGTCGATGAGCAGCTTGTTGTGGTTGAAGCGGTGGCCGTTGGCCGGGTCATAGGCACCGTAGACGCGGTAGCCGTAGATCAGCCCCGGATGGGCGTCGGGCAAATAGCCGTGGTAGATCTCGTCGGTGTATTCCGGCAGTTCGATGCGTTCGAGCTCGACTTCACCGGCATCGTCGAAAATGCACAGTTCGACTTTGGTGGCGTTGGCGGAGAACAGGGCAAAGTTCACCCCCAAACCATCCCAGGTCGCACCCAGCGGGAAGGGCAGACCTTCACGAATTCGCGAGGGCTCGGCGTGCGTGACGGGCTCGGCTTTACTTGGACGGGTCATGATTGCTCCTGCAAAACGGATGAATTCTGGGCTGATACAAAACCCTGTGGGAGCGAGCCTGCTCGCGAAAGCGGTGGCCCAGCTAATAGATATGTCGGATGGACCGACGCCTTCGCGAGCAGGCTCGCTCCCACAGGGGAATTGCATGTTTCTTGAGGGCGAACGCCCCCTCGGTGGCGGGTAAACCCGCCACACAGTCATTCAGTTCAATAATCGGGTAGAGCGTCAGTTCGCCGGGGGCTTACGCGGTGCGCGCGGCTTTTTCTCGGCGGCTTTTTCGCCCGGCGGGACGACTTTTGCGGCGCTGGCGGGCTTGGCTTTGGCCGGCGCTTTTGGCTTGGCTGCCGGCGCTTTCACCTCGGCGCTCTTGCCAGCGGTTTTACTGCCGGCAGCCTTCGGTGATTGCTTCGGTGCCAGTGCTTCG from Pseudomonas baetica includes the following:
- a CDS encoding PIG-L deacetylase family protein, translated to MNAVKKDNPIVGQGTSLHQWQGSRHLAELDSINVLELVPPGARAVIVAPHPDDEVLGCGGLLQLLAAAGRPLQLISVTDGSASHPGSARWPVERLSVIRPQESAEALRRLGVPMHRLKWLRGGFTDTQVAAQEAELSDFIERHLRPDDVLFTTWSDDGHCDHEAVGRASAEAARRVGATCHELPVWTWHWATPEDAFVPWQRARKVLLSPEHVARKRHAVHAFASQLDGDPDAGLGPVLAPYVLDRLLQPFEVVFL
- a CDS encoding DUF6124 family protein, whose translation is MIKPTPNPPEIDPASPYESLDSKKLHEAADRALDHYLCPPGSTPPPRKTRGMYAATADTKNEELLLDAFETLASAKTIAHDFARLLPAPQRRTVLGIAQLIMLGELAVNRVLNNLELPG
- a CDS encoding glycosyltransferase, with amino-acid sequence MIGILIPAHNEEDLLDECLNAALRASKHGLLAGERVEVLVVLDSCTDRSAQIVSGYPVQSLHINARNVGLARAAGAQVLLGRGARWISCSDADSRVADDWLVAQLGLGADAVCGTVTVEHWHESFDKAAQIRYHRHYRACDGHRHIHGANLGVSADAYRWAGGFKPLACDEDVHLVRQLELSGANIAWSHRPQVHTSARLDSRARGGFGDYLRNLAQIE
- a CDS encoding SAM-dependent methyltransferase; protein product: MSVEDRYFDGLFAGNDDPWAFRQRWYEQRKRAITLAALPRPHYRAIFEPGCANGELSAELAGRCDRLLCCDTASAAVSLARTRLSPFDHAQVRQSRLPGDWPEEKFDLIVFSEIGYYLDTQDLTEVIRRISDSLTADGQLLACHWRPPIEGCPLNARQVHDLIHEQLHLPRLVLHQEADFILEVWSREPRSVAALEGLR
- a CDS encoding acyl-CoA dehydrogenase family protein codes for the protein MDLQNYLARRPPDYRDTAALGGCLRALVEAGLDRLPLPGSGHTLERFQRLAWVGGHDLGLCKLYEGHTDALAIIEQLGGSPTPGSTWGMWAAEPPQARVHVRPAGHMVTLDGRKAWCSGASVLSHALLTAWDADDQQQLVAVALDQPGVTVTDQGWQAVGMGATGSVEVLFDGAEAQAIGNPGDYLQRPGFWQGGIGIAACWYGAARQLAEPLRQHCAQRDEPHALAHLGAVDTALQAAADVLRFSALHIDANPEANAELLARRARAVVEQSAEQVIREVVRALGAGPYCQDRHFARLIADLPVFLRQSHAERDLAALGQLVAAQTVEAWTL
- the glgX gene encoding glycogen debranching protein GlgX; the protein is MTRPSKAEPVTHAEPSRIREGLPFPLGATWDGLGVNFALFSANATKVELCIFDDAGEVELERIELPEYTDEIYHGYLPDAHPGLIYGYRVYGAYDPANGHRFNHNKLLIDPYAKQLVGELKWSEALFGYTIGHPDADLSFDERDSAPFVPKCKVIDPAHTWGNDQRVSVPWDKTIIYETHVRGISMRHPSVPENVRGTFAGLMNDDVLKHIRNVGVSTVELLPIHAFVNDQHLLHKGMTNYWGYNSIAFFAPDPRYLASGKIAEFKEMVAHLHEANLEVILDVVYNHTAEGNEQGPTLSMRGIDNASYYRLMPDDKRFYINDSGTGNTLDLSHPCVLQMVTDSLRYWASEMHVDGFRFDLATILGRYHDGFDERHSFLVACRQDPVLRQVKMIAEPWDCGPGGYQVGNFPPGWVEWNDKFRDTVRAFWKGDDGQVADFASRMTASGEMFNQRGRRPYSSVNFITAHDGFTLNDLVSYNDKHNEANDENNQDGSNNNLSWNHGVEGPTDDPEINALRHRQMRNFFATLLLAQGTPMIVAGDEFARTQDGNNNAYCQDSEIGWVNWDLSEDGKALLKFVKRLIKLRLAYPILRRGRFLVGEYNEDIGVKDVTWLAPDASEMTTEHWHDAHNRCLGMLLDGRAQETGIRRKGGDATLLLVVNAHHDIVNFTLPEVPEGSFWTCMIDTNQPSIRGQERFDFGHEYSVTGRSLLLFELQREEED
- a CDS encoding PIG-L deacetylase family protein; this encodes MKPLSLSESSLPAQIWNSAPQLDNIPVINTRSLVPDGARVVVIAPHPGDEVVISGGLLQLLASLGHPLQLLSITDGSASHPGSRQWSEKRLSVFRPQESVEALRRLGLPMHSLKWVRGGFTDNALFDREPELTAFIARYLRPGDVVFSTWREDGSDDHEVVGRAAFKAVQQVGATYHDVPFWAWHWPERDQQLIPWQRARKLRLDNWTVARKSHAIHAYASQLNGEPAIGIAPMLPRVLLERMRLPYEIVFV
- a CDS encoding DUF2934 domain-containing protein, translating into MSTDDKRIREFAYQIWESEGKPEGEESRHWEMARKLAEAEALAPKQSPKAAGSKTAGKSAEVKAPAAKPKAPAKAKPASAAKVVPPGEKAAEKKPRAPRKPPAN